The DNA window tcgtcaactGCAGCCTCTTCGCCCCGACGCCGTCCTTCACCGACATGATCATCAACCGGTACAAGCTCCGCAAGGACGTGCGCAACGTGCATCTCGCCGGAATGGGGTGCAGCGCGGGGCTCATCTCGGTGGGTCTCGCCAGGAACCTGCTCCAGGTCGCGCCCAAGGGCGCGCACGCGCTGGTGGTGTCGACGGAGACCATCACGCCGAACTACTACATGGGCCAGGAGCGCGCCATGCTGCTGCCCAACTGCCTGTTCCGCatgggcggcgccgccgtgctcctGTCCACCAACGGCGCCAAGGCGCGGTTCCGACTGGCGCGCGTGGTGCGCACGCTGACCGGCGCCAAGGACGGCGCGTACCACTGCGTTTaccaggaggaggacgaccGCGGCAACGTGGGCATCAACCTCTCCAAGGACCTCATGAacatcgccggcgacgcgctcAAGGCGAACATCACGGCCATGGGGCCGCTGGTGCTCCCGGCGTCGGAGCAGCTCCTGTTCGCGTTCTCCTTCATCGCGCGCAAGGTGCTGAGCGGGCGGGTCAAGCCCTACATCCCCGACTTCCGCACGGCGTTCGAGCACTTCTGCAtccacgccggcggccgcgccgtgATCGACGAGCTGCAGCGCAGCCTCACCCTGTCCGACGAGCAGGTGGAGGCGTCCCGCATGACGCTGCACCGGTTCGGCAACACGTCCAGCAGCTCGCTCTGGTACGAGCTCGCCTACGTCGAGGCCAAGGGCCGCATGCGCAAGGGCGACCGCGTGTGGATGATCGGCTTCGGCTCCGGCTTCAAGTGCAACAGCGCCGCCTGGGAGTGCATCCGCCCCCCCGCCAACGCCGACGGCCCATGGGCCACCTGCATACACCGCTACCCCGTCGACATCCCCGACGTGCTCAAGCACTAACCCCAGCCACGCACGTACACAGCTCCGGCGTCCTCTCCGGTCGCGGCTGCCACGCGATCAGTTTGAGAGACGCCGGCTCCACTGTGATCGTCTTCGTGTCGTGGCAGTTCGCGGgtacggaaaaaaaaaagcgagcGAGTTCGTTCAGGCTGGCGCGGCCGGTGGGGCCGTTTCGGACTTGCGGTGCAGCGCGACAAGGGTTTTAATTGGTTTGATCGCTTTACCACTCGCCTCAGCTCAAGTACTCCGTATATTCGTACACGAGTTTGGTGTTCCCGCGTGATGTACTTTTGTGCTCTCATGTGTCTCGCTCTGTATCTTTTCCTCTTCATTTATGTCTCCCTTGTTCTACTGGTTCACTGTTTATATCACAAGGAAAAGGGCACCACCACTCTATCCAAAAGTATGTAACTTTGACAGAAACGGAACCTTTCAGCTGTACAAAGTTACTCCTATACCGTAAAACAGACCTACCTACTCTTGCATACAGTACAGCCATGGAGGATCCAATAAGGTCTCACAAGTTCTTCATTGAAACTTTTGACTATTGGGAGTGGACGCTGCTTATCTATGTTGTAAAATAGTTCAGTACGTCATATATCGATTTACCGCACAAACCTTGGCAGCGAGGGTGCATGATATGCCACTGCAAGCCCGGCTCGCCGTTGTGACATTTGCTTGCGTCTGGCCAGACGTGTTCGTtctattttttcacttattatgcttatatttttaaattaaaatttaaattttacagtttaaattttgagctaaatttaaggttttttaatcGTATTTTATCTTGTGGTTTTTGTTAAATGGTCAAAAACacgtttataaaattttaattaagtttttttatcgctaAGAACTCTCGATTTGGTACCGTAAGATaacggtacctcgagatactttttgttgaactgAATTTGCTCCAGTCCAATAAAGAATACCTGGAGGAGGTACTGGTAACTCGAGGTATTAAAttgtttctcaccattggatctagctgagtaggatgtgcacagttagatccaacgatcagaaacgatttggtaccgtgagataccggtaccttaagatattattttttgttggactaaaACAAATCTCTTTCGCTAATGCTTAATATAAGtcagaagatgaagatggttgGCTTAAACCcctcggttttttttttttttgacgagGGCTCCCATGCGCTCGTGCAACCTGGTGAAGACATGGGTCCTCACATCATTTCTCTTCCAAGTAAGGGGCTGTTtacttccaaaaattttcacataaaaacatcacatcgaatctttgacacctaaatagagtattaaatatagataaaataaaaaaactaattgcacagttatgtgagaaatcgtgagacgaaccttttgagcctaagccacaagtgctacagtaccacgtgcgctaatgacggattaattaggctcaaaaaatttgtcttacGATTTAcaggccagccgtgaaatttgtttttttatttgtgtccgaaaacccctcccgacatccgatcaaacgtctgatgtgaccttccctccaaaaatttttaccatCTAAACATGCCTAAGCAGACTGGCTATCACTCGGCGCGCAGTTGCACTGAGAATCCCCTGTTACCTTCAGTGGCGTCGCAGCCTCGCAGTCGAGGATTTATGGCCTGCCAGAGTGCCACTGCGCAGCGCGCACAATGGCTACACTTTAGCTTGTTAGCTAGCGCATGAATTGAAGGCGCCGTACTTAAACAGTAAAAAACAGCACAGGCGTACGTGCCGCCGGCGgtcgccgtgcgcgcgcgtgccAAATCAGTGCCGGCGCGCGCCCTCATGGACTGTTCCACGTCGACCCGCCGTCCGTTCTCTCCTCTGATGGCTTCGTTTCGCCGCCAGCCACGCCGtcgcgcggccggccggccggccggcgtcaGGCGGGTTGGCATGTCGTTGTCACACGCGGCGAACGCGTCGTGCGTGGCTGTCCGAGACGCTCTTCTGCCTCTcgctttctcttcttttttctgctGATAATGGCATGCCTTTTGCCACCGCCGGTCACCGGGACAGGATCGTGATGACTTTGATGATCAATCATCGACGTGGCCGCTGAATCTGTGGCGGAGTAAATGGTTGCATAGCTCGATCCAGTCCAGCAAGCAGGCAATGCATTTACTGGTCCTGCCCCAAGTGCGTGGTTCCTGTAAGTGTAAGGTGAGGGTGAATTGGTTATTGGTGATGAAGCTGCTGGTCAATTCGTCCTTCCTCAGAAACAGCACCCACCCGTCGGAGAAGAACCATTTCAGCATTGGATGATAAGAGCCCAGAGATTTGGCTCCCAGGAACGAACAAACACTCACCAAAAATCGGCAATGTTGGTCTCTTTGGGTATACTGAGTTGCTGACGGCATGATCATATATAGTCtgtataaaagcaaaaatGATCTGAAAATGTGCAAGTTTATGGGCACATGCATCTACACTATTATTACGTGCCAACTGCCCCTTTGACTTCGCGCTGTGTATTTTGTTCCCAAACGAGCAGATGTAGCAATGTGTATACCCACGTCTTGCCAAATGTGCATGCGTACATCAGTACATGGATGGCTGTATGCATGCGTGAGGGTATTTGGCTCCAAGGAGATGGGAGCCTGCGCAGAGGAACTCAGCAAACCGGCTTTCCAGAAAAAAACCGACAATTTTTTGTCTGAACCTATGCATACGAACAAACATGTGCAATAACTCGACTGTTCGCTGAATCGCCGATGAACGTCGGTTGTCTCGTTGTGAAAGGAAAACGACGCCTCTCAATTGTGAAATACAGTTTGTTGAGGATGAGACACTGCTCACTCAAGCTGCAGTCAGTAACATGCTCAACAGTTGACATCACGGGACTCGTACCTGTGCACGAAGATCGGTGCATCAATGAGCACAACTGCAAAGGCAAAGAAAACCGCACAATATGGAGTGTAATTGCGAGCTCGTTTCAGCACAAACCAAGACGGTAGTAGTGACCCTTCTTCACACTGTCGTGCGCTGTGCGGATTACGTCAGGGGGTCTCAGGGAGGCACCAAGAAATCCGGTGGATAGAATGTGGGCTGGGCCAGTGGTCGACTACGCTGCTGGTTCAGCCTCGCACTTGTCAACTTGTCATGGACCGGATGTGTACCAGGGGTCCGGGGTCTGTGTATCTGGGCCCAAATGTTACTCGTCTCTTTTTCGTTGCGATCCAAATGCTCCGCCGTGCTGCCTTCTGCTTGTCGCGTCTCCCCTGCATCCGACGTAACGTGGGCCCAACCTAGCCTCGAGCTACCCTGTTGCCAATCCTAGTCCGACAACGTTGTGTTCGCATGTTTTCTCCTAAAGCACAAGGATGCTCACAGCATGAATCATGGGCTAAAAAGAGTTATTGTCactgttttaaaatacaagtatttctaaattatttaatataaattaaaatatattctaaatttttttttagttattccagtggtcaatttttaaattttgaattgatatGATCTCTTACTAAACATTAGATTTGCTTTGGAATTAttgaaatgattaaaataataagaatCAGCGCAGAAATTATAATATTGTGTTAtgagatttaaaaaatcaaaaaatacttatattttagaaaaaaaagtaggagTTAGTAGCATGTTGCGTACCTACGATTATTCTTTTATATGATAGAAGACAAAATATTAAACGAATTCTGATTTTTcagatagctatttaatggtatatagtataataaatttacttcataaatgtgatttttttaaacacataCCGTTTAATCGAAAACATACatgtaaaaaacataaaaagcTCTTATAAAATCTAGCAAAAAGACGGTAGCAGTAGTTGGCCTGGGCGCCTGGCTGGATACCTGATCGATCTTCGACGGCAGAACAGGCACAGATCGATCAGAGCAAGATCAATAGTAGCATATGTTGTCTACTTCAATTTTATTCCATGTTATATACAAGTAATTTATAGCTCACATATACAATAAGAGACTCTAATTTTCAGCTTATTCTGTCAtgacaataatattatattctttatATACCCTATCAcatctttttctttatctcataagtggtattttttttgggttatgTGTGCAGCCTGACTCTAAATTAAACATCCATCTatcttctctcctcttctttattttaccaactcagcaattttttttaaaatcagcTTAGCATCTCTCTTGTACCTGCTCGTCGGAAAGTAAAGGCCGGCGTGACTGTCAGTAAGGtaggcggccggccggctgatTGGTTGATTCCTTTTCGTTCctcggcgcggcgcacgaATAATGGCAGGCGTGTCCGATCGGTCGGATGCACCcgtccctcccctcccccggCGCTGCGCCGTTGCTTCTCCGCGCACCTGACCGTATCGAAACAGGGCGTTGGGACCAGCCCAAAGTTGACGCGCCCCACGACGGCAACTAACGCCAGGCCAGACTGTGCCTGTGCGATCTTATTAGCCTGTCTCCAACTATAAAACCCATCCTTTGCCAcaccaccccccccccccccccctatcCCCGATTCTCTGCGGCCTGTCTCCGGTGCACCCGCGTGTGCTGCCATTACTGGTGTCATGGGATTGGGAATACGCGGTTTTTTATGGCTAATAGTtctttttagcatttttttatataagtggACAAAATGGCATGAGAAGTAGTACCGgtcatttgtttatttgatgttttatCTTTGTcttcttcatatatatatatatatatatatatattgagaaatattttctttcagagtccgagcatatatatatggatgaacaAATCCCCGTCCCTAAGTCCTCATTCGAATCCATGCCAGCGCTGGCGACACACATGCTTGAATTAGCCGGAGCATTATCAATCTATCATGATATCATCCTTATAAATCAATATGTACATGTACTAATTTGCCAATCCGGATCTCATTAATTAGGTATATCAAGGGCGATTGTGATTGTTTGGCCTTTTCATGGTATGTTTGCAAACAAACaataattcatgaataaaaaaatttatatacatattcttaataaTCTGAAACCCAGTTGGCAAGTGGCATAAAAAGATGGTTAACAATTGGCAAGTTGTAATTGATGTGGACGTCTAACCCATAGGAGCTAAATATagtagtagactataagcatatatggagaagagagaaaaaatgtaaATGTTGGTTCTTATGTTAGAGTTAGCTGTGCACAACTGCACATGCTCCAAGATAAATGCattagatatatttataagagatacaaacataagaaaaatagtgaAGTCTAGTTAATCTATTATACATCGAATATAGATTTATCATTAAACCTACTAttataattaatcttaaaaagcAACTTGTTATAAGTAACCTACGCGAGAAATAGTTTGATGGTTAATTTACTCTATTTGATGTTATTCGTCAATCGTTAAGGTTTGTCCGTGTACACTACCTTTTGCAACTGAAGccataaactaaaatttaactttcgagttgattttatgttatttctattatgctttattttacggtattcatatttaaatggttatgaacacatgtataaaattctACCAACGAGTAATtctcatttgcaaataaatagttttttattttctatcaaaAAAACGGGAGCCTTTCTTAATAAGAATATAGCCATGACGTTGCTTATTACATGTGTTCCattcaattataaaatatgcaCAAAAAGAGAGAATGGTAGTGGGTATCCCGTCCCGTGTCTCCCCCACACACGGTTTCTTCTCGGCTCTTGACTATGGTGTGGTCGAGGGGTTTACCGTGGGGGTGGACAAGAGCAAGGCCAAGGTTGATTCAACCACCTTGTGTGGTCACTTGAGGACGAGTGTTTTCCTTGCCTTTCTATCGAGGATGAGATCATCTCCTACTCCCACCGTTGCTGATGACCGCTACTTGTGGACTCAGCTCTCAAATCATGCTAGCGTGTGAATCTTCTGGTGTAGTCTTTTTTGTGTGTCGTCTATAgagtataaaataatatataagggGAGGATCTTGATCGAGAGAGGATGCTTATGAAGCAACAACCACTATAGCGAACAGAGGTATTACGCTCCATAGTAGCCCAAAACTTGTCTAAAATTTGAGGCATGATCTTTGCTCTTGATCTTACCATATTCATTATATAGGTTTATCACACACGGTTTATCCTCTAACCGAACAGAAAATAGGGTCAGCTCGGGCCTCgtttttttgtgtttgttcATCGATAGGTAAGTACTAGTTGGTACTTATGAGGTACCACATCAGAAATATAATACAACAAtactataatttttagagGTTACATGACAGGTATCATCTAATACCGATGAATTACCAGGCCAACATACAAATAGAATGACCGATAGTATAATTCTAGAGGCAGCATGAAAGTTTAAGGTTGTAAGCACGAAAGTTTAAGGTTGTATTTGGTACTAGGTTAGTGATTTATCTCCTTGACACACAAAGTAGAGCGATACATTAGcacatgacttaaaaacatatttattgtggatttaaaaaaatcatttagcAGTCTAAGAAGTATGCGTGtgaagaatgaaaaaacaccTGTTAGTAAGGGAGAGGAGAACACATCTGAATTAAACTTTGTGAATCAAACTTTGTTAGTTCCGGTTCAACACAAAAGAGGCAAAAACTGAGACAACACTATATCCATACTGTTTATCTTGGTCATATAAGGGTAGCTTTAATGTGAGTGCCAAGAAAGTGctaagaagagagagaaaggaacaTGAGATGTGCTAAACATTAGAGCAAAGGTGCTAGCTTAAAATTTGAACCCGATGCTAAGGATTTTTTCTAAGAGAGTTAATGCTACTTCTGTACTACAAGTCTATCCaccaaatatttctataattcaCGAGACTCATCTTAGCGCGAATTATAAGAGTTTATATATTAGAACAATATTAAACTATAATACTAATGGCTGACGTGTTCTCTTTAGTAAATTCTAAATAACTAAACAATAAATGTGCAAACCTCTCGAGTACACGGAACATCCCAAGCAGCCCCAGCCCCAGCGTGGCCGCCCACACTCCACAGCAGATCCGACACCCCACCATCCCCGGCCCCGGGGCTCAAATCTGATAGGGAAGCTGGCAGCTTCAGGCTCCAGCTAGATGGACACTGATTTCCCCGCGTTTGTTTACTCCGCCTATGCCTCGCCCGGGAATCCCTCCTCACGCGAACGGCAACCAGTGAAGTCGCGGACACCCCACGCCCAGCTCACCCCACCCCCAcctcgtccgccgcgtcgtctcCCCCCCTGACCCCTCCCCCGCCCCGGCCGCACGGCTGCAACCCACCTCGCCGCGCTGGAGGCTCAAGCTGGAACCTCGCCTCCTCAACGCCTGAGCTCCCTCGCACTACGCTCGCTGGTCCGCACTACACTATACTACATTACGGGACGTTGACATTGCTAATGGCATcacctcgcctcctcctcctccacgcggCCTGACCCCGCACGGCCGCGCGCTGTGCCTGCCGAGGCGGAGCGGggcccctccccctccccgtcgccggccgggcCGGGCTGGGCTGAGCAatggcggctgcggcggcggcggagtccgCGGCCGAGATCGTGCGGGAGATCGCGGCGGTGGGGGCTGCCGATTTGGCTGCGGCCGCCGAGCCGCTGCGCGCGGACTGCCTCCGCCTCGCGCGGAAGGTGTCGCTGCTGTCGCACCTCGTCGCCGAGGTCgccgaggcgggggcgcgAGAGGGGgacgagggcgcggcggcggaggcggcttcGTGGTTGGGGGAGCTGGTCAGAGCGCTGCAGGCCGCCAGGAGGTTCGTCGAGCTcgggcgcgcgccggcgcggtCGTCGGGGGCGTCGGATCAGGTGAGGGTCGGGGCCATTTGGGTGCGACGAAGTGTCGGCGCAAGCTGCATTGCTCGGTAGTTGGTGCACTGCTTCTTGCGGGATTACGTCGAACACTTGGTGCGCGTGCTCAACGGTTGTTCT is part of the Oryza brachyantha chromosome 2, ObraRS2, whole genome shotgun sequence genome and encodes:
- the LOC102711594 gene encoding 3-ketoacyl-CoA synthase 5-like; translation: MAISSEQLKRLKPLYQLAVNNVLAVVAVPLAAAAVLKAVEVGPEEILARARALPPAHLFLAMFVPAAAAAVYLMLRPRAVYMVDYACFRTSPNCRVPFATFLEHSRVWPGFEERSVRFMTRLLERSGLGEETCLPYAQHYIPPSRDLESSRAEVELVIFSAIDDLLAKTGISPQDIDIVVVNCSLFAPTPSFTDMIINRYKLRKDVRNVHLAGMGCSAGLISVGLARNLLQVAPKGAHALVVSTETITPNYYMGQERAMLLPNCLFRMGGAAVLLSTNGAKARFRLARVVRTLTGAKDGAYHCVYQEEDDRGNVGINLSKDLMNIAGDALKANITAMGPLVLPASEQLLFAFSFIARKVLSGRVKPYIPDFRTAFEHFCIHAGGRAVIDELQRSLTLSDEQVEASRMTLHRFGNTSSSSLWYELAYVEAKGRMRKGDRVWMIGFGSGFKCNSAAWECIRPPANADGPWATCIHRYPVDIPDVLKH